The Gossypium hirsutum isolate 1008001.06 chromosome A13, Gossypium_hirsutum_v2.1, whole genome shotgun sequence nucleotide sequence aaatatgtgtattatttattatttatttctcttttatttacgATATATTGTCATTTCCAATATtctttttttacaaattggtatctgAGCTTCCAGGTTATTCATCTCAATCACAGTAATGACATTTTTGAAGTATAAAATTTcgttgttggatcgcaacaccagattcgcattgtggcagataaagatgcaggcaattcttgcacagatggacttagaggaagccttgctaggggtagataagatgccttcgacattgatggaggaagagaagaagtgtaaggatcgaaaggcgttaacacagttacatttgcatttgtctaacgaaattttgcgGGATGTGATGAAGAAGAAGACCACTGCTAGATTATagaagaggctggaacaaatatgtatgttgaaaactctaactagtaagttgcatatgaagcagcgtctttatgctcatcatttggaggaaggtgcatctgtgcactagtacttaacagtgtttaaagaaattctctcaaacttagaggccatggaggttcagtatgataaggaagatctaaggttgattctactttgttcgttgcccccgtcttattcaacctttagagacacgattttatatagccgcgaatCCCTCGCAGttaatgaggtttatgattctttaaccttcTATGATAAGATGAAGTATCTTGTGGGTTAAAACCGACTCTCAAGGAGAGGTCTCATTGTTTGTGAGAGACAAGACtggaatgttgatgatgatcgtggaaggacatagGAACGAAATCCtcacggtaaatctaagggtatatcgaagtcttcaaatagaggtaaaacttgtaaattctgcaagaagaaatgacatattaaatctgagtgctatgaGCTATAGAATAAGATCAAAAGgaaggctgcgaatcaaaagggaaaacaaccaaaaaatccCGGTGAAACTGATATTGTGAAAGACTACAGTGATGGTGAatttctagtcgcttctgtcaacaattctaaagtgaaggaggagtggatccttgattagggctacaccttccacatgagtcccaatcggaaTTGGTTTACAACTTCTGAAACAATGtatgaaggtgttgttttgatagtaaataatgcttcatgtaaaatcgcaggtgttggaacaattaaagttaagatgtttgatagaATTGCCAGAACATTTAGTGACATACAACATGTTccaaaattaaagagaaatttaatttcgttgagtactcttgattcaaaatggtacaaatacacagctgaaagtggggttttgaagatttccaaaggttccatcgttgtgatgaaagggcataGAAAGACTGTCTAATTATATGTTCTGCAGGGTTCTACTATTTCTGATGATGCAGTCGTCGCtttctcttccttgtcagatgatgatattactgaAATTTTCCATATGCGCCTAAGGCATATGAATGAGAATGACatgacagaattgagcaaaagaggacttcttgaagGGCGAGGAATTCGCAAACTAAAGTTCTGTGAGTACTGCATTTTTGGGAAGAAAAAGAGAGTTTTATTCACcggaggaatccataacacgaaaggaacattggagtatattcattttgaCTTGTGagggccatctagagtgccttcgagaggtgaagctaattatatgctaacttttattgatgatttttctagaaaagtttggccATTCTTCcagaagcagaaaagtgatgtgttttccgcatttaagtcctagaaaactatgattgaaaaatggacgggaaaataaataaaatacctccgcacagataATGGCTTAAAGTTCTattttgatgagtttaataaactattcaagtcagaagggatcgtgagacacttgatagttcgttatactccacagcaaaatggcattgcagaatgaatgaacagaataattatggagaaggttcgatgtatgttgtcaaatgtcaacttaccaaagtcattttgggccgaagtagtctctactgcatgttttttgattaaCCGATCTCCATCTATTGCCATTGAGAAAAGTATttcacaagaggtatggtctaataatcctgctgactattctgatttaaaaatctttaggtgtcctgtgtatgctcatgttgataatagaaaattggaaccgagatccattaaatgtatttttcttggttataaaactggtgtaaaagggtataagttatggtgtcctgaaaatagaaaagttgtgattagcagagatattgtttttgataaaaatgctatgctacctaacttatctcttaaagatttttccaataaagaaaattaaaaacaagtggagcatcagattaatccagaatcCACAATAGAGTCGACTCCTTAAGCTAGTACAAAAATTCATAATAGAGTtgtttcttcaccacaatactctatcgccaaaaacaaaactagaagagaaattaaacctccaaagaagtatacCAAGACTGATCTAGtttcttatgctttaaatgtggctaaagatatagatgcaaaccaagaatcatctaattattctgagacggttagctgtgaagactcagaaaagtggatatTTGCTATGCAAGAGAACAAGGAATcactctaaaaaaataaaatatgggatATTGTGAAACTTCTTAAAAgtaaaaaggctgttcgttgtaaataggtgtttaaaaagaaagaagggactctaaaagttgaagaacccagatataaagcaaggcttgttgcaaagggttacagttaaATTCCAAAAGTGGACTTCACAAATGTGTTCTCCCtggttgtgaagcatagtttgattcgagtTTTGCTTGgaattgtggccatgcatgatttggagcttgagcagttagatgtaaaaattgcatttttacatAGAGAACTTAATGAGGAtgtttacatgcaacaaccagagtgTTTTACAGTCTAGAAAAAAAAGGGACTATGTTTTCTTGCtaaaaaaatccctttacaatttgaaatagtcaccaagacagtggtacaagaggtttgattcctttatagtttctcatgatttcaaaagaagtagcttcgacagttgtgtttactttaagaaaaatagtaatgattcttttatgtatctactcctttatgttgatgagaTGTTGATAGCAAAAAAAGATAAAGGAGAAATAAAAAATGTCAAAGCCCAACtaaataaagaatttgagataaaagatctgggaccagcaaagaagatacttggtatggagattctcagaaatagaaaagtaagtaaattgtaccttaagtcagaaggggtacattgagtaTATGTCACATGTTCTATACTCTAGTACAGTGGGATCTCTTATGTATGCTATGATTTGTTCACGTTTAGATTTATCATATGCTGTCAGTACAGCTAGCAGATACATAGTGAATccagtaaagaacattggaaagtagttcaATGGATTTTAAGATGCTTACGAGGTACTATTGATGTTTTCTTACAGTTtgaaagaactagagatggagtcattgggtatgttgatgctgattttgctggagaccttgatagaagaagatctctcgtaggttatgtctttacaatcggaggttgtgcaatcagttggaaagccacttgcAAACTATATTCACTTTGTCTACCActaaagctgagtacatggcgattactgaggcttgtaaagaagctatttggttgaagggactctttagtgaactcaatgaaaactttcaaatcaatacagtattttgtgacaatcaaatttcatcttccttacaaaagatctaatgtttcatgagagaacaaaacacattgatgttcggtatcattttgttcgtgatattattgctcgtggtgatattattgtgagcaaaattagtactaaTGAAACTCCTACCGATATGATGACTAAGTTACTTCCTATAACCAATTTTGAGCagtgcttagacttggttggtgttcattgttgaagttaaacccttaaggggttttatggaagaggtggagaacttgttcgttgagagttcacaataaagaacttgttcattgagaattcgtgtcaatgtggagattgttacaattaagtgacccaaatccttatttagataaaatacagtgataaaataaaataaaagtaaaatctatatagaactacacttcttttattttattttagaataaggttttttaaaccttattaaactccatctatttgatattgattagaataaggtgtttcaatcttactacactcctattacaatatggttttacaagcctataaatagacatagtctattcctcttgtaataattcaaattcgacatagtgaattttcttctcctctacccatagtttttttcccaaaagagtttccacgtaaaaatctgtgtgttctttattttttatttctctttactTTGCGATATATTGCCATTACCGACATTCTTTTTTACAtctattaaat carries:
- the LOC107894633 gene encoding uncharacterized mitochondrial protein AtMg00300-like — translated: MLMMIVEGHRNEILTGSTISDDAVVAFSSLSDDDITEIFHMRLRHMNENDMTELSKRGLLEGRGIRKLKFCEYCIFGKKKRVLFTGGIHNTKGTLEYIHFDL